The Pelecanus crispus isolate bPelCri1 chromosome 7, bPelCri1.pri, whole genome shotgun sequence genome includes a window with the following:
- the SNRPA1 gene encoding U2 small nuclear ribonucleoprotein A': MVKLTAELIEQAAQYTNAVRDRELDLRGYKIPVIENLGATLDQFDAIDFSDNEIRKLDGFPLLRRLKTLLMNNNRICRIGESLEQALPSLTELILTNNNIAELGELDPLSTIKSLTYLSILRNPVTNKKHYRLYVIHKVPQVRVLDFQKVKLKERQEAEKMFKGKRGAQLAKDIARRTKTFNPGAGLPTDKKKAGPSPGDVEAIKTAIANATTLAEVERLKGLLQAGQIPGRERKSGPSEDAEEEMEEDTVPNGS; the protein is encoded by the exons atGGTGAAGCTGACGGCGGAGCTGATCGAGCAGGCGGCACAGTACACCAACGCCGTCCGCGACCGCGAGCTCGACCTGCGCG GCTATAAAATCCCTGTTATTGAGAACTTGGGTGCCACTCTGGACCAGTTTGATGCAATTGATTTCTCTGACAATGAGATCCGTAAACTGGATGGGTTCCCTCTGTTGAGAAGGCTGAAAACTCTTCTGATGAACAACAACAGGATTTG tcGCATTGGTGAAAGCCTTGAACAGGCTCTACCCAGCCTGACGGAGCTCATTCTTACCAACAACAACATTGCTGAATTG GGTGAACTGGATCCGTTATCTACTATTAAATCGTTGACTTACCTGAG CATTTTAAGGAATCCTGTAACAAATAAGAAGCATTACAGACTGTATGTAATCCATAAAGTTCCCCAGGTCAGAGTGCTGGATTTTCAAAAAGTGAAACTCAAA GAGCgacaggaggcagagaaaatgttCAAGGGCAAACGGGGTGCACAGCTTGCAAAGGATATTGCCAGGAGAACAAAAAC cTTCAACCCAGGTGCTGGCCTGCCAACTGACAAAAAGAAAGCTGGGCCCTCCCCAGGGGACGTTGAGGCAATTAAG ACTGCTATAGCAAATGCCACGACTTTGGCTGAAGTGGAGCGACTGAAAGGCTTACTACAGGCTGGTCAGATTCCTGGCAGAGAACGGAAATCAG GCCCATCGGAGGACGCtgaggaagaaatggaagaagacaCGGTTCCCAACGGATCCTGA
- the SELENOS gene encoding selenoprotein S, which yields MEMEPGGGGPAAGPGRGGLEVLQHTVGSLLSSYGWYILLAAVAIYLLMQKISQSLAARPSSRPGAADAAVEPDVVVRRQEALAAARLRMQEELNAQAERYKEKQRQLEEEKRRQKIAMWESMQEGKSYKGNLKLNQQEVESGASTSSAVPKSKPNKKPLRGGGYNPLSGEGGGTCSWRPGRRGPSAGG from the exons atggAGATGgagccggggggcggcgggccggcggcgggcccggggcgggggggcctgGAGGTCCTGCAGCACACGG TGGGCTCGCTGCTGTCCAGCTATGGCTGGTACATCCTCCTGGCCGCTGTCGCCATCTATCTCCTCATGCAGAAGATATCCCAGAGCCTGGCGGCCAGGCCCAGCAGCCGGCCGGGAGCAGCTGACGCAGCTGTGG AACCTGACGTGGTGGTAAGAAGGCAGGAAGCTTTGGCAGCAGCTCGCCTCAGGATGCAAGAGGAGTTGAATGCACAAGCAgaaagatacaaagaaaaacaaagacag CTTGAAGAAGAGAAGCGAAGGCAGAAGATAGCAATGTGGGAAAGtatgcaagaaggaaaaagctaTAAAGGAAACCTGAAACTGAACCAG CAAGAAGTAGAATCTGGTGCCTCCACCTCATCAGCAGTCCCGAAatctaaaccaaacaaaaagcccttGCGAGGCGGTG GCTATAACCCCCTGTCTGGAGAAGGAGGCGGAACTTGTTCCTGGAGACCAGGCCGGAGAGGCCCGTCAGCAGGCGGATGA